From the genome of Thermoproteota archaeon:
TGAAGCAGGTCAGGGACGCTCAGCTCTCAGGCTTCTAGGTCTGAGCTCGATAACAATCAGCTCATGAAATGCTAGCTTCCTCCTGCCTAGTATGCGGGAATTGAATCCCCTCTTTCTTCCCCATTCTAGAGTCAGACGCGGCTCGTTGTAGTCCGCGTGCAATACTGCTGCCTTACCATCCTCTTTAATAACACGAGGAAGATCGGAGAGGAAGCGATCTATGAGTTCCCTGCCCATAGAACCCCCGGCCCAAGATATGGAGAGCTTGACGTTGCTCGGGGGTTCCGGGAGATACGGTGGGTTGAACGTTATTATGTCGAAGGAAGAATCCTTGAAATGATCCATCAGGTCACCCTGGGTGACATGGATGTCTACACCATTTAGCTCGGCATTTCTACGTGCTAATTCCACTGACTCAGAGGTTATGTCCGTCGCGAAGGTCTCACACCCCTTCCTAGCCATGAATATTGCTACTATGCCCGTGCCCGTTCCCACATCCAAGCATTTAATTCCTTTAAGATCTCCCCACAGGTCTACGGAGTCAATCATGAGTAGTGAGTCCTCGGCAGGCGTATAGACCTCCCTGTCAGTCTCGATCTCGAGACCTCTCACTCTGATCTTAGCTCTCTCAGCCAAAGTACCACCTCCAATACCTCCTCTGGAGAGAGATGGTACGGTCTTCTATCCACATGGGGAGCCGATTCCACCTTTTCGCCCACCAAGGGTCTCAGGACGTTCCTAAGGGTTCTCTTCCTTTTAGAGAATATCGTCTTGGAATACTTGAGGATTGCCTCCCTCACCTCGGGTTCAACATCCTTGGGTTCTATCACCACTATGGCCGATTCGACCTTAGGTGAGGGTTTGAAGGCCCTCCTTCCCACTATAGCCACGATATTCACGCTGAAAAGGAGGGAAGATATCACCGTCAGGCTTCCATATTCTGAGGTCCCAGGGGAGGCGACCATCCTCTCGGCGAATTCCCTCTGGAAGGTCATTACTGCCCTCTCGAAATCGCTCCTCGCGAGACCTATCAGAAT
Proteins encoded in this window:
- a CDS encoding methyltransferase, which produces MAERAKIRVRGLEIETDREVYTPAEDSLLMIDSVDLWGDLKGIKCLDVGTGTGIVAIFMARKGCETFATDITSESVELARRNAELNGVDIHVTQGDLMDHFKDSSFDIITFNPPYLPEPPSNVKLSISWAGGSMGRELIDRFLSDLPRVIKEDGKAAVLHADYNEPRLTLEWGRKRGFNSRILGRRKLAFHELIVIELRPRSLRAERP
- the rsmA gene encoding 16S rRNA (adenine(1518)-N(6)/adenine(1519)-N(6))-dimethyltransferase RsmA, whose translation is MRLKKSLGQHIMISRKWLSVMADLLSIRSTDSVIEMGAGTGNLSEEILKRSPKRLTLVEKDPSMIWHLKLRFSSDPRVEIVEKDIREVLPIRGYEKVAANPPYYLSSTILIGLARSDFERAVMTFQREFAERMVASPGTSEYGSLTVISSLLFSVNIVAIVGRRAFKPSPKVESAIVVIEPKDVEPEVREAILKYSKTIFSKRKRTLRNVLRPLVGEKVESAPHVDRRPYHLSPEEVLEVVLWLRELRSE